From one Natronorubrum sediminis genomic stretch:
- a CDS encoding alcohol dehydrogenase catalytic domain-containing protein: protein MRAAAFTGIGSPEHVEVESFADPEANPGEAVLEVEACSINHHDLWILRDGFRVEEDQLPYVTGMDVAGTVSAVGDDVESVEPGDRVLLCPNQTCGSCRYCRDGPETHCERFNLYHGGLAEYAAVDADRLIRLPDNVDSVDAAAIPVAYMTAFRMLEEADVGPGDLVFVPGATGGVGVATVQLADVLGARTIGTSTSREKLDRLETLGADYVIESGDPDEIRDAVLEIGRVDVTINHLGGPYTEVGQNVLRRGGRMAICGQTAGPTSTLTMGDLFLNHKRIIGSTMGTQSDLERLVDLVADGRLDPVVYERYSLDDTDQAFADMDDRNALGKLVVEP from the coding sequence ATGCGCGCCGCAGCGTTCACCGGAATCGGTAGTCCGGAGCACGTCGAAGTCGAATCGTTCGCCGATCCCGAGGCGAACCCCGGAGAGGCGGTTCTCGAGGTCGAGGCCTGTTCGATCAACCACCACGACCTGTGGATCCTCCGCGATGGCTTCCGGGTTGAAGAAGACCAGCTGCCGTACGTCACGGGGATGGACGTTGCCGGCACCGTTTCGGCGGTCGGCGACGACGTCGAGAGCGTCGAACCGGGCGACCGCGTTCTGCTCTGTCCAAATCAGACCTGTGGCTCCTGTCGGTACTGCCGTGACGGGCCGGAAACCCACTGTGAACGATTCAATCTCTACCACGGCGGCCTCGCGGAGTACGCGGCGGTCGACGCCGATCGACTTATTCGGCTCCCGGACAACGTCGACTCCGTGGACGCGGCAGCGATCCCCGTGGCGTACATGACCGCGTTCCGTATGCTCGAGGAAGCCGACGTCGGCCCCGGTGACCTCGTGTTCGTCCCGGGTGCGACCGGTGGCGTCGGTGTCGCCACCGTCCAACTCGCCGACGTTCTCGGCGCTCGGACGATCGGAACGTCGACCTCTCGAGAGAAACTCGATCGGCTCGAGACGCTCGGCGCCGATTACGTCATCGAATCCGGCGATCCCGACGAGATTCGCGATGCGGTCCTCGAGATTGGCCGCGTCGACGTGACGATCAACCACCTCGGTGGCCCGTACACCGAGGTCGGACAAAACGTCCTGCGACGCGGCGGACGCATGGCGATCTGCGGACAGACGGCGGGGCCGACCTCGACGCTCACGATGGGGGATCTCTTCTTGAATCACAAGCGGATCATCGGGAGCACGATGGGAACACAGTCGGATCTCGAGCGTCTCGTCGATCTGGTTGCCGACGGCCGACTCGATCCGGTCGTGTACGAACGCTATTCGCTCGACGACACCGATCAGGCGTTCGCCGATATGGACGATCGAAACGCGCTCGGCAAACTCGTCGTCGAGCC
- a CDS encoding long-chain-fatty-acid--CoA ligase, whose product MDYLPTLPETLSRTTRKYPDREAISYPRKDVRLTYAELDERVDRFANAHRDRGVETGDRVSLLLHNSAEFAVALFGLLRAGAVFNPINYRLAPSEVGYILEDSESTVLIFEAATQETVENGRGEFSTVEEYVYIDDDVEETPAYAVGFHDLLEKSDTTAPSVSIDSTDQYAIMYTSGTTGRPKGVVHSHRDATYHNTLYAGQMGLHFADVGISAMPLYHNAELNCGLLARINLGAKTVILHDFDARRALEVVDEERATHLFVASRIWRQLLETSRELDSFDGSSLSLGVYGAAPMPPSLLEECIETFTEDYATAYGMTEMGPCATFILPFEVREHLESVGRAAPNHEVRIVEPTEDEDPNDPVGPDDTVETGETGEIILRGPPMMKEYWNEPEKTADAIRDGWFFTGDAGYLNEDGYLFLVDRIDDMIISGGENIYPTEIENVLYQYDGVAEAAVIGEADDDWGERVVAYVVPDGELTANELERFCRESDDLAEFKRPRHYEFHEELPRNPSGKIQKYKLRNEN is encoded by the coding sequence GCGATCAGCTACCCTCGGAAGGACGTCCGACTCACCTACGCCGAACTCGACGAGCGAGTCGACCGGTTCGCGAACGCGCATCGAGATCGCGGCGTCGAAACGGGTGATCGAGTCTCGCTGTTGCTCCACAACTCCGCCGAATTCGCGGTTGCACTGTTCGGACTCCTGCGCGCCGGTGCCGTCTTCAACCCCATCAACTACCGACTCGCGCCCAGCGAGGTGGGGTACATCCTCGAGGACTCCGAGTCGACAGTTCTCATCTTCGAAGCGGCGACGCAAGAGACGGTCGAGAACGGCCGCGGTGAGTTCTCTACGGTCGAGGAGTACGTCTACATCGACGACGACGTCGAAGAAACGCCGGCGTACGCGGTCGGGTTCCACGACCTCCTCGAGAAGTCGGATACTACCGCGCCGTCAGTCTCGATCGATTCGACGGACCAGTACGCGATCATGTACACGAGCGGGACGACCGGTCGGCCAAAAGGCGTCGTCCACTCCCACCGGGATGCGACCTACCACAACACGCTCTACGCCGGCCAGATGGGGCTACATTTCGCGGACGTCGGCATCTCGGCGATGCCGTTGTATCACAACGCGGAACTCAACTGCGGACTCCTCGCGCGAATCAACCTCGGCGCGAAGACGGTGATCCTCCACGACTTCGACGCCCGACGCGCCCTCGAGGTCGTCGACGAGGAACGCGCGACCCACCTCTTCGTTGCCTCGCGGATCTGGCGACAGCTCCTGGAGACGTCACGCGAACTCGACTCGTTCGACGGGTCGTCGCTTTCTCTCGGCGTCTACGGCGCGGCACCGATGCCGCCGTCGCTGCTCGAGGAGTGCATCGAGACGTTCACGGAGGACTACGCCACGGCCTACGGAATGACCGAGATGGGGCCGTGCGCGACGTTCATCCTTCCCTTCGAGGTCCGCGAGCATCTGGAAAGCGTCGGTCGCGCCGCGCCGAACCACGAGGTTCGCATCGTCGAGCCAACCGAGGACGAGGATCCGAACGACCCCGTCGGTCCCGACGATACCGTTGAAACGGGTGAGACGGGTGAGATTATCCTCCGGGGGCCGCCGATGATGAAAGAGTACTGGAACGAACCGGAGAAGACCGCGGACGCGATTCGCGACGGCTGGTTCTTCACGGGCGACGCGGGGTATCTCAACGAGGACGGCTACCTCTTCTTAGTCGACCGGATCGACGACATGATCATCAGCGGCGGCGAGAATATTTACCCGACCGAAATCGAGAACGTCCTCTACCAATACGACGGCGTCGCCGAGGCCGCAGTGATCGGCGAAGCGGACGACGACTGGGGCGAACGTGTCGTCGCGTACGTCGTTCCAGACGGTGAGCTAACCGCGAACGAACTCGAGAGATTTTGCCGCGAGAGCGACGACCTCGCCGAGTTCAAGCGCCCGCGCCATTACGAGTTCCACGAGGAACTCCCGCGAAACCCCAGCGGGAAAATTCAGAAGTACAAGCTCCGAAACGAGAACTGA